A stretch of Telopea speciosissima isolate NSW1024214 ecotype Mountain lineage chromosome 11, Tspe_v1, whole genome shotgun sequence DNA encodes these proteins:
- the LOC122645622 gene encoding transcription factor bHLH111 isoform X1, protein MAEEGSEGSVATSSSTPNWWELHSHPLSSWNNTTSWHPTNPNSNSSCEEDISISPSFTNASNQSGISVDSSRQLVEPASSSELMGEPASDTHLWSQVLLSVRNSGELHTSQDVGDNCWDLTNSPTLNNMEKQFTGYHGSLMENQRLNNSSNLVSNWSIAPPDPEVERPITMPTCNISLNNSSMNQYSEPDFPQMKQNIPNSSSYLVEGNRGSSFFPCYGNDLKVENQQEIESSRASFQRPFNNNGVAGYQINNSSMGDNNNKYYYGISDAPLASTRNLLSFSGCLSKPLMDFQASKSSLKALNSPKSEKQGKDSSSSLMQAKGNGRGTGITNDGKKKRTEDTSETLFKKPKHESSTTSSVKIQPPKVKLGDRITALQQIVSPFGKTDTASVLLEAIGYIKFLQEQVQLLSDPYMKSNANKDPWGNLERKDKGESKLDLKSRGLCLVPISCTPQVYHENTGSDYLTPAYRGCLYR, encoded by the exons ATGGCTGAAGAAGGCTCTGAAGGCTCTGTTGCAACCTCTTCTTCCACTCCAAACTGGTGGGAACTTCATTCTCACCCTCTATCTTCATGGAACAACACCACTTCATGGCACCCtacaaaccctaattccaaTTCTTCTTGTGAGGAGGATATTTCAATCTCACCTTCATTCACCAATGCATCCAATCAGTCAGGAATAAGTGTTGATTCTTCTCGCCAATTAGTTGAACCGGCGTCGTCGAGTGAATTGATGGGAGAACCTGCATCAGATACTCATCTTTGGAGCCAGGTTTTATT AAGTGTGAGAAACAGTGGAGAGTTACACACCAGTCAAGATGTTGGTGACAACTGTTGGGATCTCACCAACTCTCCAACTTTAAACAACATGGAAAAACAATTTACTGGTTATCATGGAAGCTTAATGGAAAACCAAAGGCTAAACAATTCTTCCAATTTGGTTAGCAACTGGTCTATTGCCCCACCAGACCCAGAAGTTGAAAGACCAATTACTATGCCAACCTGCAACATATCTTTAAACAATTCTTCCATGAACCAGTATTCAGAACCTGATTTTCCTCAGATGAAGCAAAACATTCCCAACTCATCTTCATACTTAGTGGAAGGGAATAGAGGTTCTAGTTTCTTTCCATGCTATGGAAATGATTTGAAAGTGGAGAACCAACAAGAGATTGAATCCTCTAGGGCTTCATTTCAAAGGCCATTTAACAATAATGGTGTTGCTGGGTATCAGATTAACAACTCAAGTATGggagacaacaacaacaaatattACTATGGAATTTCTGATGCACCATTGGCTAGCACAAGGAACCTTCTTTCTTTTAGTGGCTGTTTAAGCAAGCCCTTAATGGATTTTCAGGCTTCTAAATCTAGTCTAAAAGCCTTGAATTCACCCAAAAGTGAGAAACAAGGGAAAGACTCATCTTC TTCATTGATGCAGGCTAAGGGAAATGGGAGGGGAACAGGAATTACAAAtgatgggaagaagaaaagaactgAAGACACATCAGAAACTCTCTTTAAAAAGCCAAAGCATGAGAGCTCCACAACCTCATCTGTAAAG ATACAACCACCTAAAGTCAAGTTGGGAGATAGGATCACAGCCCTACAACAAATTGTGTCACCTTTTGGGAAG ACTGATACTGCATCTGTCCTGTTGGAAGCAATTGGGTATATAAAATTTCTCCAAGAGCAAGTGCAG CTATTGAGTGACCCATATATGAAATCAAATGCAAACAAG GATCCTTGGGGAAACTTGGAGAGGAAAGATAAAGGAGAATCAAAGCTGGATTTGAAGAGTAGAGGCCTTTGTTTAGTTCCTATTTCCTGTACTCCTCAAGTTTATCATGAAAATACAGGATCAGATTACTTAACACCAGCATATAGAGGATGTTTATATagatga
- the LOC122645622 gene encoding transcription factor bHLH111 isoform X2: MAEEGSEGSVATSSSTPNWWELHSHPLSSWNNTTSWHPTNPNSNSSCEEDISISPSFTNASNQSGISVDSSRQLVEPASSSELMGEPASDTHLWSQVLLSVRNSGELHTSQDVGDNCWDLTNSPTLNNMEKQFTGYHGSLMENQRLNNSSNLVSNWSIAPPDPEVERPITMPTCNISLNNSSMNQYSEPDFPQMKQNIPNSSSYLVEGNRGSSFFPCYGNDLKVENQQEIESSRASFQRPFNNNGVAGYQINNSSMGDNNNKYYYGISDAPLASTRNLLSFSGCLSKPLMDFQASKSSLKALNSPKSEKQGKDSSSQAKGNGRGTGITNDGKKKRTEDTSETLFKKPKHESSTTSSVKIQPPKVKLGDRITALQQIVSPFGKTDTASVLLEAIGYIKFLQEQVQLLSDPYMKSNANKDPWGNLERKDKGESKLDLKSRGLCLVPISCTPQVYHENTGSDYLTPAYRGCLYR; encoded by the exons ATGGCTGAAGAAGGCTCTGAAGGCTCTGTTGCAACCTCTTCTTCCACTCCAAACTGGTGGGAACTTCATTCTCACCCTCTATCTTCATGGAACAACACCACTTCATGGCACCCtacaaaccctaattccaaTTCTTCTTGTGAGGAGGATATTTCAATCTCACCTTCATTCACCAATGCATCCAATCAGTCAGGAATAAGTGTTGATTCTTCTCGCCAATTAGTTGAACCGGCGTCGTCGAGTGAATTGATGGGAGAACCTGCATCAGATACTCATCTTTGGAGCCAGGTTTTATT AAGTGTGAGAAACAGTGGAGAGTTACACACCAGTCAAGATGTTGGTGACAACTGTTGGGATCTCACCAACTCTCCAACTTTAAACAACATGGAAAAACAATTTACTGGTTATCATGGAAGCTTAATGGAAAACCAAAGGCTAAACAATTCTTCCAATTTGGTTAGCAACTGGTCTATTGCCCCACCAGACCCAGAAGTTGAAAGACCAATTACTATGCCAACCTGCAACATATCTTTAAACAATTCTTCCATGAACCAGTATTCAGAACCTGATTTTCCTCAGATGAAGCAAAACATTCCCAACTCATCTTCATACTTAGTGGAAGGGAATAGAGGTTCTAGTTTCTTTCCATGCTATGGAAATGATTTGAAAGTGGAGAACCAACAAGAGATTGAATCCTCTAGGGCTTCATTTCAAAGGCCATTTAACAATAATGGTGTTGCTGGGTATCAGATTAACAACTCAAGTATGggagacaacaacaacaaatattACTATGGAATTTCTGATGCACCATTGGCTAGCACAAGGAACCTTCTTTCTTTTAGTGGCTGTTTAAGCAAGCCCTTAATGGATTTTCAGGCTTCTAAATCTAGTCTAAAAGCCTTGAATTCACCCAAAAGTGAGAAACAAGGGAAAGACTCATCTTCACAG GCTAAGGGAAATGGGAGGGGAACAGGAATTACAAAtgatgggaagaagaaaagaactgAAGACACATCAGAAACTCTCTTTAAAAAGCCAAAGCATGAGAGCTCCACAACCTCATCTGTAAAG ATACAACCACCTAAAGTCAAGTTGGGAGATAGGATCACAGCCCTACAACAAATTGTGTCACCTTTTGGGAAG ACTGATACTGCATCTGTCCTGTTGGAAGCAATTGGGTATATAAAATTTCTCCAAGAGCAAGTGCAG CTATTGAGTGACCCATATATGAAATCAAATGCAAACAAG GATCCTTGGGGAAACTTGGAGAGGAAAGATAAAGGAGAATCAAAGCTGGATTTGAAGAGTAGAGGCCTTTGTTTAGTTCCTATTTCCTGTACTCCTCAAGTTTATCATGAAAATACAGGATCAGATTACTTAACACCAGCATATAGAGGATGTTTATATagatga